One Catenulispora sp. EB89 DNA window includes the following coding sequences:
- the katG gene encoding catalase/peroxidase HPI: MSEKHGDIDVDIDHGAQASVGGCPVPHGRAAHPTAGGGNRQWWPNRLNLKILAKNPAVANPNGADFDYAAAFNTLDLAAVKADIAAVLSDSRPWWPADFGHYGPFMIRMAWHSAGTYRVHDGRGGGGTGQQRFAPLDSWPDNASLDKARRLLWPVKKKYGQNLSWADLIILTGNVALETMGFKTFGFAGGRPDVWEPDDDVYWGPEQVWLDDQRYTGDRKLEEPLAAVQMGLIYVNPEGPNGNPDPVAAARDIRETFGRMAMNDEETVALIAGGHTFGKTHGAGPSEAVGPDPEDAPLENQGLGWKSSHGSGVGADAITSGLEGIWTNTPITWDNSFFEILFGYEWELFKSPAGANQWRPKENGGAGTVPDAFDGAKKHQPTMLTTDLSLRFDPIYEPISRRFKEDPQAFADAFARAWYKLTHRDMGPIVRYLGPEVPSERLLWQDPLPAVDYPLIDDADATAIKASILASGLTVQQLVTTAWAAAASFRGSDKRGGVNGARIRLEPQSGWEVNEPEKLAPVLRKLEGVVSEFNGGASGGKKVSLADVIALAGAAGVEKAAKDAGFDVTVPFHPGRTDATAEQTDVESVSYLEPRADGFRNYQGKDTSLPAEYLLLDKANLLNLSAPELTVLVGGLRVLGANHGGSTAGVFTDSPGVLTNDFFVNLLDLDTTWKPVDADATTFEGSDASGTVKWTGTRADLVFGSNSELRALAEVYAGDDAKEKFATEFAAAFGKVLELDRFDLHR, translated from the coding sequence ATGTCTGAGAAGCATGGCGACATCGACGTCGACATCGATCACGGCGCGCAGGCGAGTGTAGGCGGCTGCCCGGTCCCGCACGGCCGGGCCGCGCACCCGACCGCCGGCGGCGGCAACCGGCAGTGGTGGCCGAACCGGCTGAACTTGAAGATCCTGGCGAAGAACCCCGCGGTGGCGAACCCGAACGGCGCGGACTTCGACTACGCCGCCGCGTTCAACACGCTGGACCTGGCGGCCGTCAAGGCCGACATCGCCGCCGTGCTCTCCGACTCCCGCCCCTGGTGGCCGGCCGACTTCGGGCACTACGGCCCGTTCATGATCCGCATGGCCTGGCACAGCGCCGGCACCTACCGCGTGCACGACGGCCGCGGTGGCGGCGGCACCGGCCAGCAGCGCTTCGCGCCGCTGGACTCCTGGCCGGACAACGCCAGCCTGGACAAGGCCCGCCGCCTGCTGTGGCCGGTGAAGAAGAAGTACGGCCAGAACCTGTCCTGGGCCGACCTGATCATCCTGACCGGCAACGTGGCGCTGGAGACGATGGGCTTCAAGACCTTCGGCTTCGCCGGCGGCCGCCCCGACGTCTGGGAGCCGGACGACGACGTCTACTGGGGCCCGGAGCAGGTGTGGCTGGACGACCAGCGCTACACCGGCGACCGCAAGCTGGAGGAGCCGCTGGCGGCGGTCCAGATGGGCCTGATCTACGTCAACCCCGAGGGCCCGAACGGCAACCCGGACCCGGTCGCCGCGGCCCGCGACATCCGCGAGACCTTCGGCCGGATGGCGATGAACGACGAGGAGACCGTCGCGCTGATCGCCGGCGGCCACACCTTCGGCAAGACCCACGGCGCCGGCCCGTCCGAGGCCGTCGGCCCGGACCCCGAGGACGCCCCGCTGGAGAACCAGGGCCTGGGCTGGAAGAGCAGCCACGGCAGCGGCGTCGGCGCGGACGCGATCACCTCCGGCCTGGAGGGCATCTGGACCAACACGCCGATCACCTGGGACAACAGCTTCTTCGAGATCCTGTTCGGCTACGAGTGGGAGCTGTTCAAGAGCCCGGCCGGCGCCAACCAGTGGCGCCCGAAGGAGAACGGCGGCGCCGGCACCGTCCCGGACGCGTTCGACGGCGCCAAGAAGCACCAGCCGACGATGCTCACCACCGACCTGTCGCTGCGCTTCGACCCGATCTACGAGCCGATCTCGCGCCGCTTCAAGGAGGACCCGCAGGCGTTCGCCGACGCCTTCGCCCGCGCGTGGTACAAGCTGACGCACCGCGACATGGGCCCGATCGTCCGCTACCTCGGCCCCGAGGTCCCCAGCGAGCGCCTGCTGTGGCAGGACCCGCTGCCGGCCGTCGACTACCCGCTGATCGACGACGCGGACGCCACCGCGATCAAGGCGAGCATCCTGGCCTCGGGCCTGACGGTGCAGCAGCTGGTCACCACCGCCTGGGCCGCCGCGGCCTCCTTCCGCGGCAGCGACAAGCGCGGCGGCGTGAACGGCGCCCGCATCCGCCTGGAGCCGCAGTCCGGCTGGGAGGTCAACGAGCCGGAGAAGCTGGCGCCGGTGCTGCGCAAGCTCGAAGGCGTCGTCTCGGAGTTCAACGGCGGCGCGAGCGGCGGCAAGAAGGTCTCGCTGGCCGACGTCATCGCCCTGGCCGGCGCCGCGGGCGTGGAGAAGGCGGCCAAGGACGCCGGCTTCGACGTCACCGTGCCCTTCCACCCGGGCCGCACCGACGCCACGGCCGAGCAGACCGACGTCGAGTCGGTGTCCTACCTGGAGCCCCGCGCCGACGGCTTCCGCAACTACCAGGGCAAGGACACCTCGCTCCCGGCGGAGTACCTGCTGCTGGACAAGGCGAACCTGCTGAACCTGTCGGCCCCGGAGCTGACGGTCCTGGTCGGCGGCCTGCGCGTGCTCGGCGCCAACCACGGCGGCAGCACCGCGGGGGTGTTCACGGACTCCCCCGGCGTGCTGACGAACGACTTCTTCGTCAACCTGCTGGACCTGGACACCACCTGGAAGCCGGTCGACGCCGACGCCACGACGTTCGAGGGCAGCGACGCCTCCGGCACGGTGAAGTGGACCGGCACGCGTGCCGACCTGGTGTTCGGCTCGAACTCCGAGCTGCGCGCGCTGGCCGAGGTGTACGCGGGCGACGACGCGAAGGAGAAGTTCGCGACGGAGTTCGCGGCGGCGTTCGGGAAGGTGCTGGAGCTGGACCGGTTCGACCTGCACCGGTAG
- a CDS encoding Fur family transcriptional regulator: MTAPHPPTAAEELRGAGLRVTAARVALLETVRGGDHLDADAIASGVRARVGHVSLQAVYEALHALTAARLVRRIEPAGSPARYEGRVGDNHHHLVCRTCGTVVDVDCAVGAAPCLDPVDDHGFTIDEAEVVYWGLCPDCAVPAGPQG; the protein is encoded by the coding sequence ATGACCGCACCACACCCGCCGACCGCCGCGGAGGAGTTGCGCGGCGCCGGACTCCGGGTGACCGCGGCGCGCGTGGCCCTGCTGGAGACCGTGCGCGGCGGCGACCACCTGGACGCCGACGCCATCGCCTCCGGGGTCCGCGCGCGGGTCGGCCACGTCTCGCTGCAAGCCGTCTACGAAGCGCTGCACGCGCTGACCGCGGCCCGGCTGGTCCGGCGCATCGAGCCGGCCGGCAGCCCGGCGCGCTACGAGGGCCGGGTCGGCGACAACCACCACCATCTGGTCTGCCGGACCTGCGGCACGGTGGTCGACGTCGACTGCGCGGTCGGCGCGGCGCCCTGCCTGGACCCGGTCGACGACCACGGCTTCACCATCGACGAGGCCGAGGTCGTCTACTGGGGCCTGTGCCCCGACTGCGCCGTCCCGGCCGGTCCCCAGGGGTAG
- a CDS encoding nucleotidyl transferase AbiEii/AbiGii toxin family protein, with protein MDDLGLPRDRDTCHRLALDHVLALIADAPWSSCLVLRGSMLLTAYAGSAARKPADLDFIVVKDGWPVDDEEPFPYVDDLATVQQWPEVADGAGRAELWADGEFDTGGLRPRVSPEGVNWIRDEEWEESAPYEDLRQRIRENPSAGHGIVLDPEKFDESGDWTYSGYAMRGARVTIPWKTRGGPGRRLSGVVQLDFAADEPMPRRPVWTRIPRLAGGFSVVWAASPELSLVWKLMWLVEDSSDGGASRGKDLYDAVVLAELTTAQAGLRRRDVEGLDVDWESFVAENPQVEGSVEEWKQRLMSALGLV; from the coding sequence ATGGACGACCTCGGGCTGCCGCGCGACCGCGACACCTGCCACCGCCTGGCCTTGGACCACGTTCTGGCGCTGATCGCGGACGCGCCGTGGAGCAGTTGCCTGGTGCTTCGCGGAAGCATGTTGCTGACGGCATACGCCGGATCGGCCGCGCGCAAACCAGCCGATTTGGACTTCATCGTGGTGAAGGACGGCTGGCCGGTCGACGACGAGGAGCCCTTTCCGTACGTGGACGACCTGGCGACGGTGCAGCAGTGGCCGGAGGTCGCCGACGGGGCGGGACGTGCCGAGCTCTGGGCCGACGGGGAGTTCGACACCGGGGGACTGCGCCCGCGGGTGTCGCCGGAAGGCGTGAACTGGATCCGGGACGAGGAGTGGGAGGAATCGGCGCCGTACGAGGATCTGCGGCAGCGGATCCGGGAGAACCCGAGCGCGGGGCACGGGATCGTGCTCGATCCGGAGAAGTTCGACGAGTCGGGGGACTGGACGTATTCGGGCTATGCGATGCGCGGCGCGCGGGTGACGATCCCGTGGAAGACGCGCGGCGGTCCGGGGCGGCGGCTGTCCGGGGTGGTGCAGCTGGACTTCGCCGCCGACGAGCCGATGCCGAGGCGGCCGGTGTGGACGCGGATACCGCGGCTGGCCGGGGGGTTCAGCGTGGTGTGGGCGGCCAGTCCGGAGCTGTCGTTGGTGTGGAAGCTGATGTGGCTGGTCGAGGACTCCAGCGACGGCGGGGCCAGCCGGGGCAAGGACCTGTACGACGCGGTCGTGCTGGCCGAGCTCACCACGGCACAGGCCGGGCTTAGGCGTCGCGATGTGGAGGGTTTGGACGTCGACTGGGAGTCGTTCGTCGCCGAGAATCCGCAGGTCGAGGGCTCGGTCGAGGAGTGGAAGCAGCGGCTGATGAGCGCACTGGGGCTGGTGTGA
- a CDS encoding LuxR C-terminal-related transcriptional regulator has translation MRLVIAEDNVLLREGLQLLLTTVGHEVVAVAGSGPEVLPTLLEHRPDAAILDVRLPPGFRDEGLRAAIQARKMLPGLPILVLSQYVEETYAAELLAEGAAGIGYLLKDRVARVSEFQEALERVAAGGTALDPEVVSQLLTRRDPLDALTPREREVLSLMAQGLDNTTIATTLVITERSVSKHVGNIFGKLGLPPDEAGDRRVRAVLAFLEAGD, from the coding sequence GTGCGGCTTGTGATCGCCGAGGACAACGTGCTGCTGCGCGAGGGCCTGCAACTGCTGCTGACCACGGTCGGCCACGAGGTGGTGGCGGTCGCCGGCAGCGGCCCGGAGGTGCTCCCGACGCTGCTGGAGCACCGGCCGGACGCCGCGATCCTGGACGTCCGCCTCCCCCCGGGCTTCCGCGACGAAGGCCTGCGCGCCGCGATCCAGGCCCGCAAGATGCTGCCGGGCCTGCCGATCCTGGTCCTGTCGCAGTACGTGGAGGAGACCTACGCCGCCGAACTCCTGGCCGAAGGCGCCGCCGGCATCGGCTACCTCCTGAAGGACCGCGTGGCCCGCGTCTCGGAGTTCCAGGAGGCGCTGGAGCGCGTCGCCGCCGGCGGCACCGCCCTGGACCCCGAGGTGGTCTCCCAGCTGCTGACCCGCCGCGACCCCCTGGACGCCCTGACGCCGCGCGAGCGCGAGGTGCTGTCGCTGATGGCGCAGGGGCTGGACAACACGACCATCGCCACGACGCTGGTGATCACCGAGCGCTCGGTGAGCAAGCACGTGGGGAACATCTTCGGCAAGCTCGGGCTGCCACCGGACGAGGCCGGGGACCGGCGGGTGCGGGCGGTGCTGGCTTTCTTGGAGGCTGGGGACTGA
- a CDS encoding sensor histidine kinase gives MKIRALFARSLRSTWYLVAGLRTVLPALLGVCLLPLALLLAFGVPGLPWVAGRIRVLTNIERRRAAKVLGYPIREPSTPVAADPYRQYFALMRSASVWRDIAWMIVHGFLGLLIGVVSVELWIGIPWDLALPFWWWTVKPGTLGAGAQIYTWPQAIAYPLLMAVGLTALQLWLQPQLARFQGWYAKRLLGPTRRTELAARVESLTETRAQALEAHGAELRRIERDLHDGTQAQLVSAALRLGLADQRFDADPGGARTLMLDARAGIEDALAELRTVIRGIHPPILSDRGLPGAVRALAAGRPMPVAVDIPEPDRRCPAAVEAAAYFVVAEALTNVAKHSGAAHAWVSLRHDGPYLTVRIRDDGHGGADPALGSGLAGIRRRVAALDGVTRVDSRTDGTGTNVEVELPCGL, from the coding sequence ATGAAGATCCGCGCCCTGTTCGCCCGAAGCCTGCGCTCGACGTGGTACCTGGTCGCGGGCCTGCGCACCGTACTGCCCGCGCTGCTCGGCGTCTGTCTACTCCCGCTGGCCCTGCTGCTGGCCTTCGGGGTGCCGGGGCTGCCGTGGGTGGCCGGCCGGATCCGGGTGCTGACCAACATCGAGCGCCGCCGGGCGGCCAAGGTGCTGGGGTATCCGATCCGGGAGCCGTCCACACCGGTGGCGGCCGACCCGTACCGGCAATACTTCGCGCTGATGCGGTCCGCCTCGGTGTGGCGGGACATCGCGTGGATGATCGTGCACGGCTTCCTCGGGCTGCTCATCGGCGTCGTGTCGGTCGAGCTCTGGATCGGGATCCCGTGGGACCTGGCGCTGCCGTTCTGGTGGTGGACGGTGAAGCCGGGCACGCTCGGCGCCGGCGCGCAGATCTACACCTGGCCCCAGGCCATCGCCTACCCGCTGCTGATGGCGGTGGGTCTGACGGCGCTGCAACTGTGGCTCCAGCCGCAGCTGGCGCGGTTCCAGGGCTGGTACGCCAAGCGCCTGCTGGGCCCGACCCGCCGCACCGAGCTGGCCGCGCGCGTGGAGTCGCTGACCGAGACCCGGGCACAGGCGCTGGAGGCGCACGGCGCCGAGCTGCGCCGCATCGAGCGCGACCTGCACGACGGCACGCAGGCCCAGCTGGTCAGCGCCGCGCTCCGGCTGGGCCTGGCCGACCAGCGCTTCGACGCCGACCCGGGCGGTGCCAGGACCCTGATGCTGGACGCGCGCGCCGGCATCGAGGACGCGCTGGCCGAGCTGCGCACCGTCATCCGCGGCATCCACCCGCCGATCCTCAGCGACCGCGGCCTGCCCGGGGCGGTGCGCGCGCTGGCCGCCGGCCGCCCGATGCCGGTGGCCGTCGACATCCCGGAGCCGGACCGGCGCTGCCCGGCGGCGGTGGAGGCGGCGGCGTACTTCGTGGTCGCCGAGGCGCTGACCAACGTCGCCAAGCACAGCGGCGCGGCGCACGCCTGGGTGTCGCTGCGGCATGATGGCCCCTACCTGACGGTGCGGATCCGCGACGACGGCCACGGCGGCGCGGACCCGGCGCTGGGCAGCGGCCTGGCCGGGATCCGCCGCCGGGTGGCGGCACTGGACGGCGTGACCCGCGTCGACAGCCGCACGGACGGAACCGGGACGAACGTGGAGGTGGAGCTGCCGTGCGGCTTGTGA
- a CDS encoding ABC transporter ATP-binding protein translates to MTAPNTVPAGTPGYAAPAAGHADPGGAAVTLERVTKSYDRGRVTALDNVSWAFRRGTFTAIMGASGSGKSTFLHCASGLDRPTSGTVRLGETDLGALKETALTRLRRDRVGFVFQGYNLVPSMDVRRNITLPLFLGGRRADSGWLDEVVYRVGMADRLNHKPSELSGGQQQRVAVARALVTRPEIVFADEPTAALDPRTAGHVLRLLREAVDATGQTVVLVTHDPTAAAWADSVVFLSQGRIVDELHRPTAATVLNRWETL, encoded by the coding sequence ATGACCGCCCCGAACACCGTGCCCGCCGGGACCCCCGGGTACGCCGCGCCCGCCGCCGGCCACGCCGACCCCGGCGGCGCCGCCGTGACGCTGGAACGCGTGACCAAGTCCTACGACCGCGGCCGCGTGACCGCGCTGGACAACGTCAGCTGGGCCTTCCGGCGCGGCACGTTCACCGCGATCATGGGTGCCTCCGGCTCCGGCAAGAGCACCTTCCTGCACTGTGCCTCCGGCCTGGACCGGCCCACCTCCGGCACCGTCCGGCTCGGCGAGACCGACCTCGGCGCGCTGAAGGAGACCGCGCTCACCCGGCTGCGCCGGGACCGCGTCGGCTTCGTGTTCCAGGGCTACAACCTGGTGCCCTCGATGGACGTCCGGCGCAACATCACGCTGCCGCTGTTCCTCGGCGGACGCCGCGCCGACTCCGGCTGGCTCGACGAGGTCGTCTACCGGGTCGGGATGGCCGACCGGCTGAACCACAAGCCCTCCGAGCTCTCCGGCGGCCAGCAGCAGCGGGTCGCGGTGGCCCGGGCGCTGGTGACCCGGCCGGAGATCGTGTTCGCCGACGAGCCCACCGCCGCGCTCGACCCGCGCACCGCCGGGCACGTGCTGCGGCTGCTGCGCGAGGCCGTGGACGCCACCGGGCAGACCGTGGTCCTGGTCACGCACGACCCCACCGCCGCCGCGTGGGCCGACAGCGTCGTGTTCCTGTCCCAGGGCCGGATCGTCGACGAACTCCACCGCCCGACCGCCGCGACGGTCCTGAACCGCTGGGAGACGCTGTGA
- a CDS encoding FtsX-like permease family protein: protein MRKGIAFGVAAALAVAAMVLGAFGVLLESGVRAHGTLDRYASAAAVVHGEQSVTYAKGSGDNKNSESRPLVEPARVPVALSGALTTVPGVGDVVADFSMPVVAVPANAVPANAVPANSGSGAVPTLTGHGWDSAKLTPTTLTSGRAPSSAHDVVLDAATAADLGVHTGSEVRLQLDDAPQSYAVSGISSGGPAATLYFTQQQAATLSGHPDRADALVVLPAAGAHVSASALRHAAPGLDVATGAARGDVEHPAIQAGRLDNLGSAGTLGGAGLLVALLVVSGLLELSVRDRTRELAVMRAVGATPRQVRRVIVREMLKIAVPSALVGAVASLGLGAWLKAVMSSQGVLPAGFELSLSPIPVAGSALLTVLAAVGTGWLASRRVSKIRPVQALGESAVEPTRPPRWRVITGLVFVVLGGAMLVLTFTVGGPAAQSSVAGLVISLMWAVALLGPWIARFGVRVLGAPLRRLSPIAGDLAATSARAAAVRMAAVITPIALALSFGGTQLFVQTTSANATSAEARDGLHAARVLTSSGPGIPHAAYDAARALPGVTDVTAVKRTTVLMPVWNLDTSLQSLQAQGLAGGAAATLDPKLTAGSLAGLNEPGTVALSSAVAHDTKVGDTRQLWLGDGTQVTLKVVALYERGLGFGDVLLPRDLVAAHATTTLDDDLLVNGSGDLSPLTKQFAGLHPASAADYGSTLSEQARHDGLMGLIAVVAIAGFILVGVVTTLGVATASRRRELTLLRLVGATRDQLMRSLRLETVLIVGTGTVVGAAVAGLTLFAYAAGVTGLPMLSIPPLAVAGMVAAVAVPGAAAVLVPGRRILRRRSPRIE, encoded by the coding sequence GTGAGGAAGGGCATCGCCTTCGGGGTCGCCGCCGCGCTGGCGGTCGCGGCCATGGTGCTCGGCGCCTTCGGGGTGCTGCTCGAGTCCGGCGTGCGAGCGCACGGCACGCTCGACCGCTACGCCTCGGCCGCCGCGGTCGTGCACGGCGAGCAGAGCGTGACCTACGCCAAGGGCAGCGGGGACAACAAGAACTCTGAGAGCCGGCCGCTCGTCGAGCCCGCGCGAGTGCCGGTGGCGCTCAGCGGGGCGTTGACGACGGTGCCCGGGGTCGGGGACGTGGTCGCCGACTTCTCGATGCCGGTGGTCGCGGTGCCCGCAAATGCTGTGCCGGCAAACGCTGTGCCCGCGAACAGTGGGAGCGGCGCGGTCCCGACGCTCACCGGCCACGGCTGGGACTCGGCGAAGCTCACGCCGACCACCCTCACCTCGGGCCGCGCGCCGTCCTCGGCGCACGACGTGGTCCTCGACGCCGCCACGGCTGCCGACCTCGGCGTCCACACCGGCTCCGAGGTCCGCCTGCAACTCGATGACGCGCCGCAGAGCTACGCCGTCTCCGGGATCAGCTCCGGCGGTCCGGCCGCGACGCTGTACTTCACCCAGCAGCAGGCCGCGACCCTCTCCGGTCACCCGGACCGCGCCGACGCGCTGGTCGTGCTGCCGGCCGCCGGCGCCCACGTCTCCGCCTCCGCGCTGCGGCACGCCGCGCCCGGCCTGGACGTCGCCACCGGCGCGGCGCGCGGCGACGTCGAACACCCGGCGATCCAGGCCGGCCGCCTCGACAACCTGGGCTCGGCCGGCACCCTCGGCGGCGCCGGGCTCCTGGTCGCGCTGCTGGTCGTCTCCGGGCTGCTGGAGCTGTCGGTGCGCGACCGCACCCGCGAGCTGGCCGTGATGCGCGCCGTCGGCGCCACCCCGCGCCAGGTGCGGCGGGTCATCGTGCGCGAGATGCTGAAGATCGCCGTGCCCTCGGCGCTGGTCGGGGCGGTGGCCTCGCTCGGGCTCGGGGCGTGGCTCAAGGCGGTCATGAGCTCCCAGGGCGTGCTGCCCGCAGGCTTCGAACTCTCCCTGAGCCCGATCCCGGTGGCCGGCTCGGCGCTGCTCACCGTCCTGGCCGCGGTCGGGACCGGCTGGCTCGCCTCCCGGCGGGTGTCGAAGATCAGGCCGGTGCAGGCGCTCGGTGAGAGCGCGGTGGAGCCGACCCGGCCGCCGCGCTGGCGGGTGATCACGGGGCTGGTGTTCGTGGTGCTCGGCGGGGCGATGCTGGTGCTGACCTTCACCGTCGGCGGCCCCGCGGCCCAGTCCTCGGTCGCTGGCCTGGTGATCTCGCTGATGTGGGCGGTGGCGCTGCTCGGGCCGTGGATCGCGCGGTTCGGCGTCAGGGTCCTGGGAGCGCCGCTGCGCCGGCTCTCGCCGATCGCCGGCGACCTGGCCGCCACCTCGGCGCGCGCCGCCGCGGTCCGGATGGCCGCCGTCATCACACCGATCGCGCTCGCGCTGTCTTTCGGCGGCACGCAATTGTTCGTGCAGACCACCAGCGCGAACGCCACGTCGGCCGAGGCCCGCGACGGGCTGCACGCGGCGCGCGTGCTGACGTCCTCCGGCCCTGGCATCCCGCACGCCGCCTACGACGCCGCCCGCGCGCTGCCGGGGGTGACCGACGTGACCGCGGTGAAGCGGACCACGGTGCTGATGCCGGTGTGGAACCTGGACACCTCGCTGCAGTCGTTGCAGGCGCAGGGGCTGGCGGGCGGAGCGGCCGCGACGCTGGATCCGAAGCTCACGGCCGGGTCGCTGGCCGGGCTGAACGAGCCCGGGACCGTGGCACTGAGCTCGGCGGTCGCGCACGACACGAAGGTGGGCGACACGCGGCAGCTGTGGCTCGGCGACGGGACGCAGGTCACGCTGAAGGTGGTGGCGCTGTACGAGCGGGGGCTCGGGTTCGGGGACGTGCTGCTGCCCCGGGATCTGGTGGCCGCCCACGCCACCACGACGTTGGACGACGACCTGCTGGTCAACGGCAGCGGCGATCTCAGCCCACTGACGAAGCAGTTCGCCGGACTCCACCCCGCGAGCGCGGCGGACTACGGCTCGACGCTGAGCGAGCAGGCACGCCACGACGGTCTCATGGGCCTGATCGCGGTGGTCGCGATCGCCGGGTTCATCCTGGTCGGGGTGGTCACCACGCTCGGGGTGGCGACGGCCTCGCGACGCCGGGAGCTGACCCTGCTGCGGCTGGTCGGCGCGACCCGGGACCAGCTGATGCGGTCGCTGCGGCTGGAGACGGTGCTCATCGTCGGGACCGGCACGGTGGTCGGCGCGGCGGTGGCGGGGCTGACGCTGTTCGCGTACGCCGCCGGGGTGACCGGGCTGCCGATGCTGTCGATCCCGCCGCTGGCGGTCGCGGGGATGGTGGCGGCGGTGGCTGTTCCGGGGGCGGCCGCGGTGCTGGTGCCCGGTCGCAGGATCCTGCGACGGCGGTCGCCGCGGATCGAGTAG
- a CDS encoding GMC family oxidoreductase translates to MGQRSKRAVPGEADYVVVGAGSAGCVLAARLAASGARVVLIEAGGSDRTTLVRKPGLIAAVHSVPQLKARLDWGYYSVPQADALERRIPQTRGKVLGGSGSVNGMLFVRGNAANYDSWATEGCEGWSYADVLPSFKKLESWEDGEGDFRGGSGPIKVRRQTDVTTATLGFMEAFADTAGVKVLDDYNGESQEGIAIVQQSADGGLRYSSSVGYLDDHGMAQLDIVTGVTVARVVLEKGRAVGVEIVADGGARQVVRATHEVVLSAGVFGSAQLLQLSGLGPAEHLRSVGVEVVENLPVGDNLHDHLFVPMCFLMPEARNKGTAPYFARGFLKEVTRGGTWVGRTVFEAVGFVRSPSADTVPDLQVHVLPWSYPGPNQDAPVRHKADPRRTLTVMPTLIYPKSRGTVRLASADPLAAPLIDPAYLHDPADAALLLDGMEMVREAMAHRSLSGRVHGETSPGSVHANRAALAAELPNRATTVYHPVGTCRMGVDERAVVDPALRVRGVEGLRVADASIMPSIVGGNTNAAALMIGEHAASLILG, encoded by the coding sequence ATGGGACAGCGTTCGAAGCGTGCGGTGCCTGGGGAGGCCGACTACGTCGTGGTCGGTGCCGGGAGTGCGGGGTGTGTGCTGGCCGCGCGGCTTGCGGCGAGTGGGGCGCGGGTGGTGCTGATCGAGGCCGGGGGGTCTGATCGGACGACGCTTGTGCGTAAGCCGGGGCTGATCGCCGCGGTGCACAGTGTGCCGCAGCTGAAGGCGCGGCTGGACTGGGGCTACTACTCGGTGCCGCAGGCTGATGCGCTGGAGCGCCGGATTCCGCAGACGAGGGGCAAGGTGCTCGGCGGGTCCGGGTCGGTCAACGGGATGCTGTTCGTGCGGGGGAATGCCGCGAACTACGATTCGTGGGCCACTGAGGGCTGTGAGGGCTGGTCCTATGCGGACGTGCTGCCCAGCTTCAAGAAGTTGGAGAGCTGGGAGGACGGCGAGGGCGACTTCCGGGGTGGCTCCGGGCCGATCAAGGTGCGGCGTCAGACCGACGTCACCACCGCCACGCTCGGCTTCATGGAGGCGTTCGCCGACACCGCCGGTGTGAAGGTTCTCGACGACTACAACGGTGAGTCGCAGGAGGGCATCGCGATCGTGCAGCAGAGCGCCGACGGCGGGCTGCGCTACAGCTCGTCGGTGGGCTACCTCGACGATCACGGCATGGCGCAGCTCGACATCGTCACCGGGGTCACCGTCGCGCGTGTGGTGCTGGAGAAGGGCCGCGCCGTCGGGGTCGAGATCGTCGCCGACGGCGGTGCGCGCCAGGTGGTGCGGGCCACGCATGAGGTGGTCCTCAGCGCCGGGGTGTTCGGATCGGCGCAGCTGCTGCAGTTGTCCGGGCTCGGGCCCGCGGAGCACCTGCGGTCGGTCGGCGTCGAGGTGGTCGAGAACCTGCCGGTCGGCGACAACCTGCACGACCACCTGTTCGTTCCGATGTGCTTCCTGATGCCCGAGGCCCGGAACAAGGGCACGGCGCCGTACTTCGCGCGCGGCTTCCTGAAGGAGGTCACGCGCGGTGGGACGTGGGTCGGGCGCACGGTGTTCGAGGCGGTGGGGTTCGTGCGGAGCCCATCGGCCGACACCGTGCCGGACCTGCAGGTCCACGTGCTGCCCTGGTCGTACCCGGGACCGAACCAGGACGCCCCGGTACGGCACAAGGCCGACCCGCGCCGCACGCTCACGGTGATGCCGACGCTGATCTACCCCAAGAGCCGCGGGACCGTGCGCCTGGCCTCCGCCGATCCGCTGGCCGCGCCGCTGATCGACCCGGCGTACCTGCACGACCCGGCGGACGCCGCGCTGCTGCTGGACGGTATGGAGATGGTGCGCGAGGCGATGGCCCACCGGTCTCTGTCGGGGCGGGTGCACGGGGAGACGTCGCCGGGCTCGGTGCACGCGAACCGGGCGGCGCTGGCCGCCGAGCTGCCGAACCGCGCGACCACGGTCTACCACCCGGTCGGGACGTGCCGGATGGGCGTCGACGAGCGCGCGGTGGTCGACCCGGCGCTGCGGGTGCGCGGGGTGGAGGGGCTGCGGGTCGCCGACGCGTCGATCATGCCGAGCATCGTCGGGGGGAACACGAACGCGGCGGCGCTGATGATCGGCGAGCATGCGGCGTCGTTGATTCTGGGGTGA